One genomic segment of Paenibacillus durus includes these proteins:
- the mreD gene encoding rod shape-determining protein MreD: MNARRSTLILLLFLLFILQGTVLPWVIPDSWEMRIVPNLVFIVILIVTVYRHRHTGLVLGLSFGMLQDIIFYGRIIGAHSFAMGVSAYLIGLIFQTPRAPLPLMMTIVLLGSWLEDSILFGIYSIFKLNRDPYNWALLNYMLPTMLIHFVLGLLLYIPVRRQLEKLENVTRKEEKE, from the coding sequence GTGAACGCGCGCAGGTCGACTCTTATTCTGTTGCTGTTTCTGCTGTTTATTCTTCAGGGGACCGTACTGCCCTGGGTTATACCGGATTCGTGGGAAATGCGGATCGTTCCTAATCTTGTCTTTATTGTTATTTTAATTGTGACCGTTTATCGTCACCGGCATACGGGGCTGGTATTGGGCCTAAGCTTCGGCATGCTGCAAGATATCATATTTTACGGAAGAATTATCGGAGCCCATTCCTTTGCTATGGGGGTGTCAGCCTATTTGATCGGCTTGATCTTCCAGACACCGCGGGCTCCGCTGCCGCTTATGATGACGATTGTGCTTCTGGGAAGCTGGCTCGAAGACAGCATCTTGTTCGGCATTTACAGCATATTCAAGCTGAACCGCGATCCATACAATTGGGCGCTGCTTAACTATATGCTGCCCACCATGCTTATTCATTTTGTCCTTGGACTTCTGCTGTACATTCCCGTTCGGCGTCAGCTTGAGAAGCTGGAGAACGTGACGCGCAAGGAAGAGAAGGAGTAG
- the mreC gene encoding rod shape-determining protein MreC, translating to MLKLFKLLSNKRLFILLITLVLFIVVMGFSLGTRKSLSWPENFVRDTTGFVQNVFYKPAGFIAGFFEDIGNLKGLAEENERLKITVAQYTREKAEYNAIAADNEKYKRLWHLTQAQRNKYNYEYHYAQVVSLTTEPSNNSLVIDLGARDGVKPNMSVISEKGMVGIISKVSNFTSTVKLLTMMDSSDPNSQPPIAATAIGKIDQTFGMVERYDQQTGRLIMTRIDEKDPIAKYDTVITSGLGGLYPRGLTIGTVESVADGEFGLTKTAVIKPAAEFEDWKNLLVVFTPQEEQ from the coding sequence GTGTTGAAACTGTTTAAGCTGTTAAGCAATAAGCGGCTGTTCATACTGTTGATTACGCTGGTGCTTTTTATTGTGGTCATGGGCTTCTCTCTCGGAACAAGAAAGTCGCTGTCGTGGCCCGAAAATTTCGTTAGAGATACGACCGGTTTTGTGCAGAACGTGTTCTACAAGCCCGCTGGATTCATAGCGGGCTTCTTTGAAGATATCGGCAACCTGAAGGGTTTGGCCGAGGAGAACGAGCGGCTGAAGATCACCGTCGCTCAGTATACCCGGGAAAAAGCGGAGTATAATGCTATCGCGGCCGACAATGAGAAGTATAAGAGGTTGTGGCATTTAACGCAGGCGCAGAGAAATAAATACAATTACGAGTATCATTACGCCCAGGTCGTCAGCCTGACAACGGAGCCGAGTAACAATTCGCTGGTTATTGATTTAGGGGCGCGTGACGGCGTCAAGCCGAATATGTCCGTTATTTCCGAGAAAGGTATGGTCGGCATCATCAGCAAGGTGAGCAACTTTACGTCCACTGTGAAGCTGCTGACTATGATGGACAGCAGCGATCCGAATTCACAGCCGCCCATCGCCGCCACGGCCATCGGCAAAATCGACCAGACGTTTGGCATGGTCGAACGTTACGACCAGCAGACCGGCAGGCTCATTATGACCCGGATTGACGAGAAAGACCCGATCGCCAAATATGACACCGTTATAACGTCCGGACTCGGCGGTCTCTATCCTCGAGGGCTTACAATCGGCACCGTCGAAAGCGTCGCGGATGGGGAGTTCGGGTTAACCAAAACCGCTGTCATTAAGCCTGCGGCCGAATTCGAGGACTGGAAGAACCTGCTAGTCGTTTTCACTCCCCAGGAGGAGCAGTAG
- a CDS encoding rod shape-determining protein: MLGGFTKDLGIDLGTANTLVYVRGKGIVVREPSVVAIRTDTKTIEAVGESAKKMIGRTPGNIRAIRPMKDGVIADFDTTATMIKYFIRQAQKQRSMFQRHPNVMVCVPSGITAVEQRAVEDATKQAGAREAYIIEEPFAAAIGADLPVWEPTGSMVVDIGGGTTEVAVISLGGIVTSRSVRVAGDEMDESIIQYIKRQYNLMIGERTAEQLKMDIGSALPLEKAETMEIRGRDLVTGLPKTLSITSGEISEALADTVNAITEAVKVTLEKCPPELAADIMDRGIVLTGGGALLRNLDKLLARETGMPVIVAENPLDCVAIGTGKALENIHLFKTRSNASFRTKR; encoded by the coding sequence ATGTTAGGTGGCTTTACAAAAGATTTGGGAATTGACTTAGGAACGGCAAATACACTGGTTTACGTCCGCGGAAAAGGCATTGTGGTAAGAGAGCCTTCCGTCGTCGCGATCCGTACCGATACAAAGACGATTGAAGCTGTAGGCGAATCCGCTAAAAAAATGATCGGCCGTACGCCGGGAAATATCCGGGCTATCCGTCCCATGAAGGATGGGGTTATCGCCGACTTCGATACAACCGCTACAATGATTAAATACTTTATCCGCCAGGCTCAGAAGCAGCGCTCCATGTTCCAGCGCCATCCGAACGTAATGGTATGCGTGCCTTCGGGAATTACCGCCGTGGAGCAGCGGGCCGTCGAGGATGCGACGAAGCAAGCCGGAGCCCGCGAGGCATATATTATCGAGGAACCGTTCGCGGCTGCGATCGGCGCCGACCTGCCGGTATGGGAACCGACGGGCAGCATGGTCGTTGATATCGGCGGCGGCACAACGGAGGTTGCCGTCATTTCGCTGGGCGGCATTGTGACAAGCCGGTCCGTGCGCGTGGCAGGAGACGAAATGGACGAGTCGATTATCCAATACATTAAGCGTCAGTACAACCTCATGATCGGGGAACGCACTGCTGAACAATTGAAGATGGATATTGGCTCCGCACTGCCGCTGGAGAAGGCGGAGACGATGGAAATCCGAGGACGGGATCTTGTAACCGGACTTCCAAAGACACTCAGCATCACATCGGGCGAGATTTCCGAGGCGCTGGCCGATACGGTCAATGCGATTACCGAAGCGGTAAAAGTAACGCTGGAGAAATGTCCGCCTGAGCTTGCTGCCGACATCATGGACCGCGGGATTGTTCTGACCGGCGGTGGGGCGCTGCTTCGTAATTTGGATAAGCTGCTGGCGCGCGAGACCGGAATGCCTGTTATCGTAGCGGAGAATCCGCTCGACTGCGTGGCGATCGGAACCGGTAAAGCGCTGGAAAATATCCATCTGTTCAAGACCCGCAGCAACGCATCCTTTCGGACGAAACGGTAA
- the radC gene encoding RadC family protein: protein MESSTFMLRDLPHEERPRERMMQYGAESLSQAELLAILLRTGTRQESAIHVAQRILGQVGGLRRLADLSIEEMMDIKGIGPAKAVQLKAGIELGRRMSNSRLDQPVTIRSPHDAADILTEQLRYLQKEHFVCLFLNTKNHVIAQETLSMGSLNASIVHPREVFRAAIKCSSASIICAHNHPSGDPTPSPEDITLTRRLLEAGEIVGIDVLDHLIIGDDGFVSMKEQGLM from the coding sequence ATGGAATCGTCAACGTTTATGCTGCGAGACCTTCCCCATGAAGAACGACCAAGAGAGCGCATGATGCAATATGGGGCGGAATCACTCAGCCAGGCTGAACTGCTGGCTATACTGCTGCGAACGGGAACCCGCCAGGAATCGGCGATTCATGTGGCGCAGCGCATATTGGGACAGGTTGGCGGTCTTCGCCGTCTGGCCGACCTTAGCATTGAAGAAATGATGGATATCAAGGGGATCGGTCCCGCCAAAGCGGTGCAGTTAAAGGCCGGGATTGAGCTGGGACGCAGGATGTCGAACTCGCGGCTGGACCAGCCGGTTACGATTCGCAGCCCGCATGATGCGGCGGATATCCTGACCGAGCAGCTTCGCTATTTGCAGAAGGAGCATTTTGTCTGCCTGTTTCTTAATACGAAAAATCACGTGATTGCGCAGGAAACGCTTTCGATGGGCAGCCTTAATGCATCCATCGTTCATCCAAGAGAGGTGTTTCGGGCGGCCATTAAGTGCAGCAGCGCTTCCATTATATGTGCACATAACCATCCCAGCGGGGACCCGACACCGAGTCCGGAGGATATTACCCTGACCCGAAGACTGCTTGAGGCAGGCGAGATTGTCGGAATTGATGTGCTGGACCATTTGATTATCGGCGATGACGGATTTGTAAGCATGAAGGAACAAGGACTTATGTAA
- a CDS encoding Maf family protein, with amino-acid sequence MNDNRITPIILASGSPRRRELLSLLGLPFDVIPSEADESFPAEWEPEQIVSALALRKAEAVLPLAGERSSVILGSDTIVVLEGRILGKPADEEESREMLTALQGRSHKVYTGVACIKLGDGVNGGMLREGESAEAALLKMAASAFSGTCKPRSSENTNSDSVRLGGIGRYIVLSESPNGEPAVMAGYTESRVTFRPMSAQEIDGYIKTGEPMDKAGSYGIQGIGSLFIEKIEGDFYSIMGLPLNLLYRMLLEFGINPLKA; translated from the coding sequence ATGAATGATAACCGCATAACTCCGATTATTCTTGCTTCCGGTTCGCCTCGCCGCCGGGAGCTTTTATCTTTACTGGGACTGCCCTTTGACGTTATCCCAAGCGAGGCCGATGAGAGCTTTCCGGCGGAGTGGGAGCCCGAACAAATTGTAAGCGCGCTTGCCCTGCGCAAAGCGGAAGCCGTTCTTCCGCTTGCTGGTGAACGAAGCAGCGTCATCCTCGGAAGCGATACGATTGTTGTCCTGGAGGGGCGTATTCTCGGCAAACCGGCGGATGAGGAAGAGAGCAGGGAGATGCTAACCGCCCTTCAGGGGCGAAGCCATAAAGTGTATACGGGCGTTGCCTGCATCAAGCTCGGGGATGGCGTGAACGGCGGCATGCTCCGGGAGGGGGAATCGGCAGAAGCGGCTTTGTTGAAAATGGCGGCTTCTGCCTTTAGCGGTACGTGTAAGCCGAGAAGCAGTGAAAATACCAACAGCGATTCGGTGCGGCTCGGCGGCATTGGACGATACATTGTGCTTTCGGAATCGCCAAACGGAGAACCTGCGGTTATGGCCGGCTATACGGAGAGCCGTGTAACCTTCCGGCCGATGTCGGCCCAAGAAATCGACGGCTATATCAAGACAGGTGAACCCATGGATAAAGCTGGAAGCTACGGGATTCAGGGAATAGGTTCGCTTTTTATTGAAAAGATTGAGGGTGACTTTTACAGTATTATGGGACTTCCCTTAAATCTTCTTTACCGGATGTTGTTGGAATTTGGCATCAATCCGTTAAAGGCATAA
- a CDS encoding DUF4321 domain-containing protein, giving the protein MKKRNIGMLLLYLILGWLVGAWAAKLLQPVKALSFLTKSTLIKWSPQADLDIISYDVTIQLKLCMLSLIGIIIAVWLYRRN; this is encoded by the coding sequence ATGAAGAAGAGAAATATTGGCATGCTTTTGCTTTACTTGATTCTGGGCTGGCTGGTCGGCGCCTGGGCAGCGAAGCTTCTACAGCCGGTTAAAGCACTGTCCTTCCTGACAAAGTCGACCTTGATCAAATGGTCGCCGCAAGCCGATCTGGACATCATTTCTTATGACGTTACGATTCAACTGAAATTGTGCATGCTAAGCCTGATCGGTATTATTATCGCCGTGTGGCTGTACCGCAGGAATTAA
- a CDS encoding SPOR domain-containing protein, whose protein sequence is MSNGRMTFRFDAGKDKPKELQPEPGPEETKQEQRAEIYSLDEARRTAGGGRQGSAVGPTPAQAWGRVQDREYRLEELEQAYNHKKKISGSSANPDRRIDEVNWGEQGSSVSGDRSNITAIRDREDIEGVPYGPDADPLPEWTPGLLAGKERETDTELLRDAFLRSQPREDLRTEQTEEEESYAGFDYGSPAYTTGGGPASGGPRREWLEEPEDAGGGYYTTRRTSSWWKFPASIAGAIGIGLLLGYAALTFFGGLNDGGSTGTASPGAASQQNAAGNSVSAPAVSVQVAPQSYYLLQYGVFSTPEGAAQAQQELESAGLAAGLDSEDGNRVYAGLSSDREQAKLLGNRLKEQGIDLYVKEVSLPSESQLVFGGNGETVTRYFNTSGELLSELSSLSASLLGGDTAADTAKVSDLHLQWTEAVKALEAGLPSEPQAAAKELEKSVSRGVSAMNEYSKSKADGLLWQVQAAMLDMLSGQKRLLASMEQG, encoded by the coding sequence TTGAGTAACGGGAGAATGACGTTCCGGTTCGATGCCGGAAAGGACAAGCCGAAGGAGCTTCAGCCGGAACCCGGGCCCGAAGAGACGAAGCAGGAGCAGCGCGCGGAAATATACAGCTTGGACGAGGCTCGGCGAACGGCGGGTGGAGGCCGGCAGGGCAGCGCCGTTGGCCCTACTCCTGCTCAGGCATGGGGCAGAGTGCAGGACCGGGAATATCGGCTGGAGGAGCTGGAACAGGCTTACAATCATAAAAAGAAAATTTCCGGTTCCAGCGCTAATCCGGATAGAAGGATTGACGAAGTCAATTGGGGTGAACAGGGAAGCAGCGTTTCTGGCGATAGATCGAACATTACTGCCATCCGGGACAGAGAGGACATCGAGGGCGTTCCGTACGGGCCGGATGCCGACCCGCTTCCAGAATGGACACCCGGATTGTTAGCCGGGAAAGAACGGGAGACTGACACGGAGCTTTTGCGGGATGCGTTTCTCCGTTCCCAGCCAAGAGAAGACTTGCGGACAGAGCAGACGGAAGAAGAAGAGAGCTATGCCGGCTTCGATTACGGCTCTCCTGCATACACCACAGGCGGCGGCCCGGCTTCTGGCGGCCCCCGCCGGGAATGGCTGGAAGAGCCGGAAGACGCGGGCGGCGGTTACTACACAACACGGCGTACTTCGTCCTGGTGGAAATTCCCGGCTTCAATTGCCGGAGCCATCGGCATCGGTCTGCTGCTGGGCTATGCCGCACTGACTTTTTTCGGCGGGTTAAATGACGGCGGTTCTACGGGCACGGCTTCGCCAGGCGCTGCCTCGCAGCAGAACGCCGCGGGCAATTCGGTGAGCGCTCCGGCGGTTTCGGTACAGGTAGCGCCGCAGAGCTATTACCTGCTCCAATACGGAGTGTTCAGCACGCCGGAAGGAGCGGCTCAGGCGCAGCAGGAGCTGGAGAGCGCCGGGCTTGCCGCAGGGCTGGACTCTGAGGATGGGAACCGGGTGTACGCCGGACTGTCATCCGACCGGGAGCAGGCAAAGCTTCTCGGCAACAGACTGAAGGAGCAGGGCATCGATTTATATGTGAAGGAAGTCTCTCTTCCTTCCGAGAGCCAGCTTGTATTTGGCGGGAATGGCGAGACGGTTACCCGTTATTTTAATACGAGCGGAGAATTGCTGAGCGAGCTCAGCTCCCTCTCCGCCTCGCTGCTCGGCGGCGATACGGCTGCGGATACCGCGAAGGTAAGCGACCTGCATCTGCAGTGGACGGAAGCGGTAAAGGCGCTGGAGGCGGGACTGCCGTCTGAGCCGCAAGCCGCCGCCAAGGAACTGGAGAAATCCGTAAGCCGGGGGGTATCGGCTATGAACGAGTATAGCAAGAGCAAGGCGGACGGCTTGCTGTGGCAAGTACAGGCGGCGATGCTCGATATGCTCAGCGGCCAGAAACGGCTGCTTGCGTCAATGGAACAAGGGTAG